From Impatiens glandulifera chromosome 7, dImpGla2.1, whole genome shotgun sequence:
ACGAACAGGAGTGATAAAGAAAGGCGAAGCTTACTTGCTTTAAGCTATGGTAGATAGGCCAAGTCCAACCGTTATCCACTTCATCCTGTAATGACACAATTACCCTAAATTGTTTCTTTGCTACTATATGGtcaattaaaataagatatagcCTCGAATTTTAGTTGTTTTCACTAAAAGAGGTTCTAACTTTTAATTGTATACATAAGGTTTGAACTATCAAAATTTAGCAAGTTTAGGGTTTTCTTTAAAGGTATAAAaccttttatataattttaatgtattatttttaattttttaattaatttgtcacgttttttaaattaaaaaatatatagaaatattttaaatgtatttttttttaaatttagtattccTTAGAGAATTTACGCATTATAATTTGTCCAAGTTAGTTTGGGTgactaaaaataaatgtaatataagaaaatttaaataaagataatttttttcaaataatttcataacGACATAATTTTGTGTGCGACTTACTAATTTGGacgtatttatattataaattgagtaTTGTTTTGAGATATACGAATTCAAAACTACTTAATagagtttgaattatttaaaaaattatgtaatgtatgaaaataattagaaaaataaaaaaaataataagaaaattgttattttattttacaaatatgataaaataattcagaaaaaaaatattatgttaaagtAAGAACAAATCGAAAAAAGATGGATTATTTTGTGATACTATGTTGATTCGTTCGTGAAAAAACTTTACAGGactaaaattgtaattattGAAATTCCTTATAatacaattcaaaatttgagttGATAAAAACATCTCAAGTTTGAGTCCAAATAGCAATTGggtcattataataataaaatagctaaatatttagattatttttttaagttaataggATACTTATTAAATTGACTCTTATTTAAGACGTTTAATGTGAAAATcgaatattaatatttagtaaTCTTACAAAAatccaattaattttttttttcactcaatcaacattttatttgtaaaatcaaatttttatttcatttcacattgaagagcttgtttgatcttttggttatttaaggtttttcatttatgttttgttcaaacaaaaatatgtttgataaaaaaaaatgtaagtcgttgattttaatttatttattactaaaaatattttatttatttgaaatttaataaaaagaatatgaatatttgagtattttaattattgaaataagtaatttaattataagaatgtaataaagaaaaaaattctataaaagtgaataaaatcttttaaaaaacttaCATAAAAAGGAACCTACAAGTTTCTcatccaaaataaatttattaggtcttagattttattttagtgaAGTTATCATAATGAAGTAAAATGTAATAATTGtaaattgttaatttgttatGATACATACAAAATAGATTGGAAAAAAGAGTACTTTAAAACCGTCTCAACGCTAATTTGGACGGTAAATAAATAGAGTCTAATGATCCACAACAAACTAATCATTATCATGTCTAATTCAAACAACAAATTAATTGAAACATAACAGTATTCCAGTCTTATTCAATTCTTCAACTCAAAATTCTAGTAAAAACTAAATCATCAGTACAAACTCTACAAAGACCTAAAATGACAATATAATATTGATCTTGTTTAGGTGTCATCCTCAAATAAATGATTGTCGTTAAGTGGATAAAAGAAGAGGTAGAAATGAGTCTCCTTAATAACTCCATAACGGGCAAGGGATACATCGTCTTCGTTCATTACAAGGTTTGTATTGCTAGCGAGGATCAAAATGAGTCTTTCTCGAGGGAGGCTCTCTTGCATTGCAATCTCATTCTTCATATCCCCAACTGTCGCATTATCACCTACGTGGACATAGAACATAGTCCCGGTTAGTATCTCTACCGATAGTTTCATTTCACAATAACCATAAAAAATGTACCTTGAGGAAACCTAACCAAATGCAATTTCAAATAGAAAGAAGGGAGACATGCAAAAGAAGCAAGATGGACATGCATATTGCATTTTGTTAAGGGAAGATGTCACATGAGGCACCACATTTGAATTGGCATTGCTGATAAATTTagtttctattttatatttaattaatcgaattatattaatgacaattactaacaataatatatattttattgtcaaTATACATTAAAAATGAATACAACACACTATGTACACAAGGTACACAAGAACTTACATAAGCCcccatttaatttttatatatattcattttgagATCCCACATTAGTTTCACAATCTTTtgtaaatcattttatatatatgaaagttgtttatattaatatcttaaatttattttaaaatttttatatttatttttctaattcttaAAGACATAGAAAAtcattctctttattttttttctaattctctgattaaatattacaatcttaagaatttatcatttatcgtcatctaatttttttttttattttttttttataatttcactttaattgtTCAAGTTTTAATCTTACATTTTTTACTACTGATCaaacattttcaataattaaaaggTGAAGATGGAACTTTGCAATAAGATAGAGTTGATGTTTTGCCGACTTTTCGATATTCTATATTGAACGATATTTAACTcagggtataaatatatattttattataaatgaatttgttttaaaattcgatagagtttaacttatttaaaatattataatataacgtcttattttgatatataatttgttaaacaaaatttaagtcTATCCCATGTGAATTTCTAAATCTGTTATTAAACACAAGAGCAAAACAttacatacaaaaataaaattaaaaattaaaataagacaattactaaatcaaaattttctaatttttgaagATTTGGAATGTATTATATTACCTAAATAACTTATCAAGTCATTTTAAATTGACTGCATTATGGTGTTTGTAGGTCAATTGAATTGAGTTTTCAATGTATTCCCTCCTTTCTATCCATAGAAAATTCCAAGGGCTTTTTTAAGAGCCCaaactatataatttaataaatcttCATCTATTTTTGCAAGTCAAGGCCCTTCTCcttcttcaaattttgattatgcatttttcataaataaataaaaactcttaaaaaatataacaaaatcttttttaatCATATGGGATTCTTGGTTcgatctttaaaaaataatctagttatattaaattcaatttataatcgAGCATACATCCAAATAGattcaatttaaaatcaaacagATTGAATGATTCAGATATAAGTTTGGCTAATTTggatatttacttttttttataatataaaataagtttattaacattctacaagtttatatataaaacaatataatttattataatttttattttgcaagcatttaaaaaaaatgatgttaatCAATTacaaacaatttataatttatataaaattgtaatactATATGcttaacaattataaaagtgATATAAGCTCCTTTTTATTATTTGAGAAAgataaaacatgttaaacatttACAACATTCAAAATTTAGAAGAATTTGAATGTTTCCCTTTCTCTCAAATTCAAACTCAGTTCTCAATTCGGGATAATAAACTTTTGTTgaagtattttaaaattcaaaacatatatttttaactgtCAAAATTAAGTTTTCTTCCATGAAAACCCTTAAACTATGTACATATATGagcatattaattttaataattaatatcagttttttttaatatatatatatatatatatatatatatatatatatatatatatatatatatatatatatatatatatatatatatatatatatatatgtgaggaccaattaaatttcaaattatcatttttcatgACAAAAATCTATCTACCTACATGTTATTGTGTTCTTAGTTAAATCAATTTATCAACAAACATCATCCTTCTTGTCTAGATTTGTACAATGAATTTTCTCAATAACTTCACTACTccattaattttcaataattttcttttctactaagtaatttcaatttatttctgcgattaataaaatattttctcttttaagacattatttaacaataattgaGAATCTCATTTTGGTGGCAAAAGTCTATTTAGCTAAAATCGTCATTAGTGAGGTATTTTTAGTGATGacacaataagattaattaatttatataattgattttttattataaatacttAGTTTTGACACAAATTtaataactatttatataaataaagcaGAAAAGTGTGTATTATATAAagcttaaatttatatttctctTACATTGCAAGTCTAGAGTTATAGTGATGTTGGATAGAGACGTACCAGGTTGAAaattcttttgagtttggatAGAAATATAAGGGAAATTGATCAAATGAGAGGGTCATTCCCATATTTAACCTCCAAAgaagttattttgatttttaattttttttataaaaaatttcccGTTTAACCTTACTAACCTTTTcccattttttttcctttttttttcttttcttttttttcttttccttcctTTCCCTCTCATTCACTGGTTAGTCCCCACGTATCCCCATTTCCCAAACTCAATCACCTTTCTCTTCTTCCCCTTTTCCTTTCCACCGCGACCCCACCACCCTCCCTTCCCCCAACTGCCAGCCACCGAACTCCGATACCTGAGACCCAACTAAGACTCCGCGACGAGACCAACCGACCAACATCTAAATGGGTAcgttcatttctttcattctcatttCATTCACGTTGAAATGCTGTCACACGGTTGAAATGCTGGGAAATGCTATGTTTGAAATGCTGTCAAAATGGGTATATTACTATACTCTCCACGCCCAACCCTcacgcccacgccccacgcccaagccccacgccccacgcccaagccccacgcctcacgccccacgcccaagccccacgcctcacgcccaaaccccacgccccacgccccacgatCCATTTATGATAGATTTTGTTTACTACACTAACATTTAAATTTCTATCAATTGCAGATTCCAATTTATATGTTAGCCGTTTTGTCCTATATGATGGTGAGTGACTGAAAGATGATGACAGTGTTAGTTCTTTTGAGTCAAGTTCTTTAGTATGTGTGCATCTATCCCAAAATACTACATATGAAGAATTAACtgaaattgtctatgatgctaTTCGTGTGGACAAAGTGAGATATGATTTAGTGTTGAAAGTGAAGTATAATTGTCTTTTTAAAAGAGCTCCTCCTGTTGTTATCCGATGTGATAAAGATGTGATGTTCTATGTGCAACATATTTCGATTTCACCCCAAGAGCAAAGCACTCCTCTTTGTGTATCTTTAGTATAGAAGTCACTACCTTCACACCCAACGGATGAAATCCAAAGAGAGGAGGTTCCTGAATTCCCTATATTTGAGCATGATGATCCATGCCCCCAAAATGACATACACCAtgcagaagatgaagaacaacaagtCCCATGTTTGCGTCCGAGTGAATTGGTTGCTAGTACTCCCCCTTTTGAACCCCGACCATCCATCACTTCCCCTATGAGGAAAACATCCATCCATGTTGAGGAACCAATCCATGTTGAAACAAATGCTCAATTAACCCTTGAAAACGAATTGGAAGTGGGTACGTTTTATGAGaacaaaaaagaacttcaatttAGGGTGCATAGATatgcgatggctaatcattttgaattcaaaatcgaaaagtcaacaaaagttctttggtttgtgaaatgtgtgaatgagaattgcaagtggagattgtGTGCCGTGAAAGGGAAATTTCaagagatgtttgagatttgaAAATTAGTAAATGaacacacatgctcaattttgacgaggcaagagaatgTGAGACAAGCACCATCATGGGTAATTGCGGAGTGCATCAAacgtaagtacatggaccatcaccatgaccatatgcctaagaaaataatggaagacatgcagacaaATTATGGGTTTAAGCTGacatataataaggcttggaggtctaGGGAATAAAccttaatggcggtgcgaggaacaaTGGAGGAATCATATGGAAAATTGTCATCATACCTGTTCATGTTGGCGAAGAATAACTTaggtaccataactgacattCAGACGGATGAGCATGGCCATTTCAGacatatgttcatgtccctaggctgCTCAATCAGAGGTTTCAGGTAttgtcgtccagtattgtgcgtcgatgctagttttcttaaacACAAGATTGGAGGTCAAGTATTGGTTGcgattgcattggatgcgaatgaacaactatttCCCGTTGCTTTTGGCGTCGTTGATttggagaataataactcttggacatatttcatgcaacaatTAAGAGTGGCAATTGAATTAGTCCCgtatctcgtcttcgtatctgatagacacccaagtattgccAATGCTTTGTCCGCTGTTTTTCCAAAAGCACATCACGCggcatgcacataccacatcaaaatgaatattatggccaaatttaaaaccGATAACTTCCACGATGAGTTTGATATGGCTTCACGCGCATACATAGTGCCACAGTTTCATCaacattttgacaagatcaagaccaaggaccctcgtattgctGCCTATCTAGAACAGATAGGagtggagagatggagtcgtgcattttttcCTAGTTttcgatacaatcaaatgacaggCAATTACTGTGAGAGCTTTAATAGTTAGTGCATAAatgctaggaaatatcccatatcaACATTGGTTAAGTATTTACGAATGACACTACAAGAATGGTTtcatgatagaagagaaaaaacttCCAACCACATAGAACATTTATCtcaatattatgaaaagttcttatgTGAACAAGccgagaaggccagattctacAACGTTAATCCGCTTAACAGATTCGAGTTTCATGTGAATGACGGTGAACATGATTTTCAAGTTGATCTCCAAACTCGAACTTGTACTTGTAGGGCATTTGAtctatctggtcttccttgtaaaCATGCCCTTGCTACTGCCCGTTCTCGGAAAACTATTCCATATGAGTACTGCTCAAGTTTAGAGAATGATTGCATTGTTTAATTCTAAGATtgaataacttaaatatttttttccagGTTTTTCACAACTAAAGCGTGGTGCATGGAATATGTAGATACATGTTTATCCAGTTTGCAATGAAGGTTCTTGGGATATTCTAGAAAATATCAAGGAACGAGTTTGTCTAAAACCCCCCGTCAAGGTTAAGAAGGGTCGGACAacaacaaagcgtaggtcatcacAAGGTGAGCCTCGTAAGGAATAGAGACGGTGCAACTCATGTGGCGGTCGAGTCCATAATAGGGCAAtatgcaaagcagtgatgcctgcatCATCTACTTCAAGACAACAAGTGTCACAACCTTCACAACCGTCATAGTTGGCCCAaccttcaccatcttcatctttgccacattctctagacaatatttcttttggttaaattgtatctTTTTGTTAAATTGTATGTTTTTTCACCAACTAAATCAATGACTATTCCAAatgatgttttatatatatatgtaggtgGTGATTTTGTGCAggtgtttgtttttttaatatatgtcaTGTATGTGTAGGTGTTGGTTTTATATATGTGCAAGTTAGGGAAACATTTATGGAGGTATTGGCGtaggcttgggcgtggggttaGGCGTGGTCTTGGGCGTggagcgtggggcgtggggcttgggcgtggggatCAAGTGTGGGGCATGAgacttgggcgtggggcttgggcatGGAACGTGGAGCGTTGGGCGTGGGCCTTGGGCTTGGGGCGTgggccttgggcgtggggcgtggggcttgggcgtggggcgtagggcttgggcgtggggcgtggggcgtggggcgtggggcttgggagtggagcgtggggcgtggggctggggcgtggggcgtggaaCGTGGAGCgttgggcgtgggtcttgggcgtggggagtgggccttgagcgtggggcgtgggccttggGCGTTGAGCGTGGGGCGCGGGCTTTGGGCGTGGGgctttacatattattttttgaattaatttaaggtTTTGTTATACATGGAAAATCTCAGTCATTTGAATCCAACAAAGACaacaataattaactaatttaagaatgaaatttgaAGCCAacaaattaactatttatattcaatttagaTTAGGGGTCTacaatttgatggaataaccttACTGCCCATTTGTTTCtccaaaaattcatatttttagtgACCACATTTGATATATCCAATGAGACAATAAGGTATTCCAAATGCATAATAGTAAAAACCCCACAGTCCCCACTTTTGGTTGTCTTTGGGACTATTGGGTGTAGTATTATGGAATATGACATCCTATCCAATTTCATCTGTGGAAACCTTTTTAATCTCATTTACATCCTTTTTAATCTCATTCACATCATTTGTGAGCTCATCAAGTTTGGCAATTATGGCTTGAGACACTCGATTTGGTGCACAAGATGTAGAATTGTCTTCATCATTTGAAATAGGAGTCGTCGCAGAAGGGATTTGATGAGAGCTTTCTTGGCTAGTTTCATCATTAACTTCAGGGACCTTGGACTAATATTCTACTCTTCTTGTCCGGCGGTTTGGGAGTCCTTtcatgtttttcttcttcttcaaaaacttcaatctttctcttcctcatatcaaattcaaagaattcatcataaatgttgtctgtcatatcttcaaagtcgtcCCCGGAGTACATCCGCTTCTCCTCCGCAGACTCATGAATTTTTCTTCGAACAATGCACTTCTGGATGACTGTGGATACCTCAGGTCTGGTATAACtcctaaaagatttataaagCACTATCCTTGGGCTTGTAAGATCATCTTCTAGTGTTTTTTTAGCAAAATTGGGGACGAATGTATCGATAagctcataggtccacacttagaatgctagtgcgaacccatgtaAAGTATAAGCGACATCACATATGCTTTTCTTGTTCCAGTTTTTCTTCTTGGCGAGATATAACCAATGGAGGTGTTTCATATCTTTGTCAATAACCTGTAGGGATACTCTGAaggacacctttccccatggaaatagGAGAAACATCTCCATGTCTTCCACCATGTGAAAGATTATCAAACTTATCTTCCTTCTATTATCAGATGCGAACATATACTGGTAAATGAGAAATATGAGCCCCATCTTCCATTAATCCTCCTTATCAGAGCATGCGACGAAAATGTCTTCAAGCTCTTTCAGTCTAACATCCTTTTTacccttaaaatatttgaggacaaagggtggacattcttcaacctCCTCCACCAAAGGAAATCTGCCAAAGTTGAGGCCTGTCACCAATGCATAATCCTTCATGCCCTAGCAGACCTCCTTACCATTGACCAAGAACCTTATCTCCTTCGAATTTGAGCTGACTTTTCTGATAAGCATCTGATGGAGTATGgttcctgaaaaaaataatgtcgGGCTTGGAATATATACTTGAATTGGGTCTGCAAAGCCATATCCAAAAGATCATGGTGAGTAAACCTCTCCTTTATCTTTGCCAAGTTGGGACCGatggatttccatgaaacacgaCCATTAAAATCATTAAGAATGGTTTCGTttggtgccatctgcaaaaacaatcattaaaatcatataCACAATGTTTGGTGGATcaaaaacagtaaaatcatattaataattgcagccacgccccacccccacgccccacccccacgcccaagccccacgccccacgcccaagccccacgcacCACGTCCAAGCCCCACGcaccacgcccaagccccacacCCCACGCCTAAGCCCCACGCCCACGCTCCACGCCCAAACCCCAAgcccaaccccacgcccaagccccattCACGTGAAAATGTTCACAAACCAACAAACCAAACATTCAGATTATTCTAAAACAGTAAAACTAACCCTAGAACTAACTAAGTATTTCAAAACTAATTAAACCATAAACTAAAACACTAAAACCATTAAAATCTCTAAACTAACTAAGCATTTCCGAAATGAAGCAATCCCTAAACTAAACTTCAGTAATCTAGGCACATTGCAGTAATCATTAATCCCTAAACTAAACTGAATGATTAGAATGAGAAAGGAGAACTAACCTCAGTCTTTGAATGATTCGAATGAGAAACGAAGAACGTCCAGCTGGTGCTTGGAGATCATCCGGCTAGGGCTGGGCGATCGTCGGGATGCTCGGCAGGAAGAAAGGGACCGAAAGAATGGTCGGGATGCTCGGGATGCCAACGGTCGCCGCGGGCTACAGGGGAAGAGGAAAACGGGAAGAAAGAAAGGGAATGGGGGAAaagaaggaaaaggaaaagaaaaggaaaagaaaaaaaggaaaaaaaggtTAGTAAGAGTAAAATGgaaattttttatacaaaaggttaaaaattaaaatggtttTTTTAGAGGTTAAATATGAGAATGACCctcttttgagggtcatttgatcaaatttcccgaaGTAAGAGTATATGGATTTTCGGTGTGATTTTATCACATTTTGAGTATATTTGaaacttttcataataaatcttactcttatttatctctctaactAGGTTTATGTTTAGTTA
This genomic window contains:
- the LOC124909578 gene encoding uncharacterized protein LOC124909578 → MAVRGTMEESYGKLSSYLFMLAKNNLGTITDIQTDEHGHFRHMFMSLGCSIRGFRYCRPVLCVDASFLKHKIGGQVLVAIALDANEQLFPVAFGVVDLENNNSWTYFMQQLRVAIELVPYLVFVSDRHPSIANALSAVFPKAHHAACTYHIKMNIMAKFKTDNFHDEFDMASRAYIVPQFHQHFDKIKTKDPRIAAYLEQIGVERWSRAFFPSFRYNQMTAEKARFYNVNPLNRFEFHVNDGEHDFQVDLQTRTCTCRAFDLSGLPCKHALATARSRKTIPYEYCSSLENDCIV